One segment of Nocardioides sp. QY071 DNA contains the following:
- a CDS encoding cache domain-containing protein: protein MSSSPTRLSPADTAPVLAAVAEIADHAFGVAASIATTVERALAGRAAARRTDLAAVEPLVVPVLADLGQPVQGAGFVAAPGVLQDAEWWLEWFARDTEGRPQRLVTHSEPQAIGFYDYEHLPWFVVPRETGRQHVTGPYVDYLCTEEYTLTFTVPVLVEGRFCGVGGADVAVKNAEQALLPTLRASAHRIAVVNGFGRILSSNSGRHLCGDLLDGVAFDELPAGQRVGDLPLAVVALD, encoded by the coding sequence ATGAGCTCCTCCCCCACCCGCCTGTCCCCCGCCGACACCGCGCCCGTGCTCGCGGCGGTCGCCGAGATCGCCGACCACGCGTTCGGCGTGGCCGCGTCGATCGCCACCACCGTCGAGCGGGCCCTCGCCGGCCGGGCCGCGGCGCGTCGTACCGACCTCGCGGCGGTGGAGCCCCTCGTCGTGCCCGTGCTCGCCGACCTCGGCCAACCCGTCCAGGGGGCCGGCTTCGTCGCCGCGCCCGGCGTCCTCCAGGACGCCGAGTGGTGGCTCGAGTGGTTCGCCCGGGACACCGAGGGCCGGCCGCAACGGCTGGTCACCCACTCCGAGCCGCAGGCGATCGGGTTCTACGACTACGAGCACCTGCCGTGGTTCGTGGTGCCGCGCGAGACCGGGCGGCAGCACGTGACCGGGCCCTACGTCGACTACCTGTGCACCGAGGAGTACACCCTCACCTTCACCGTCCCGGTCCTCGTCGAGGGCCGGTTCTGCGGGGTCGGCGGCGCGGACGTGGCGGTCAAGAACGCCGAGCAGGCGCTGCTCCCCACCCTGCGCGCGAGCGCGCACCGGATCGCCGTGGTCAACGGCTTCGGCCGGATCCTGTCGAGCAACAGCGGGCGCCACCTGTGCGGCGACCTGCTCGACGGGGTCGCGTTCGACGAGCTCCCCGCCGGCCAGCGGGTCGGCGACCTGCCGCTCGCGGTGGTGGCGCTCGACTAG
- a CDS encoding dihydrofolate reductase family protein, which produces MGIVTADISITLDGFGAATDQSREHPFGSLDENQLHRWMFEHGDDNAAEVAAIVDAGAFVMGRNMFTPGRGEWDRDWRGWWGEDPPYHAPVFVLTHHERPSLEMEGGTTFHFVTDGLDAALARARAAAGERNVAVAGGATTINACLAAGHLDELRLHVVPYVAGLTSGSRMFDGVGPLGLEPVATRATPYVTHLTYRRSRT; this is translated from the coding sequence ATGGGCATCGTCACCGCGGACATCAGCATCACCCTCGACGGCTTCGGCGCCGCGACCGACCAGTCGCGCGAGCACCCGTTCGGTTCCCTCGACGAGAACCAGCTGCACCGTTGGATGTTCGAGCACGGTGACGACAACGCGGCCGAGGTCGCGGCGATCGTCGATGCCGGCGCGTTCGTGATGGGCCGCAATATGTTCACGCCCGGGCGGGGCGAGTGGGACCGCGACTGGCGGGGCTGGTGGGGCGAGGACCCGCCGTACCACGCGCCGGTGTTCGTGCTGACCCACCACGAGCGCCCGTCGCTGGAGATGGAGGGCGGGACCACCTTCCACTTCGTCACCGACGGCCTCGACGCGGCACTCGCCCGGGCCCGCGCCGCGGCAGGCGAGCGCAACGTCGCCGTCGCCGGCGGCGCCACGACCATCAATGCCTGCCTGGCGGCCGGCCACCTCGACGAGCTGCGGCTCCACGTCGTCCCGTACGTCGCCGGCCTGACGAGCGGCTCGCGGATGTTCGACGGCGTCGGCCCGCTCGGGCTGGAGCCGGTGGCGACCCGGGCGACGCCGTACGTCACCCACCTGACGTACCGGCGGAGTCGGACCTAG
- a CDS encoding extracellular solute-binding protein, with product MKNTFRKGRVAAACLTLLSVSVLSACGSGDDDKKTEAVEKLGKTEGKVSILAWPGYVEDGSNDPAVDWVSAFEKETGCEVTSKSYGTSDEAFNLAKSGEYDVIAASGDLSLRLVASKEAQAINTDLVPNYANVYDFLKNTEWNTVDGKNYGVPHGYGANLLMFNKNNVNPAPTSWGAVFDKAQLEKNKGKVTAYDSPIYIADAALYLMKTKPELKIENPYALDQEQLDAAVALLKEQRQYVGEYWSDYLKEIQAFETGDSVVGTTWQVIKNNIKNKDVEVTLPTEGATAWNDTWMLSSQAKNPNCAYKWMDYILSPEANAQATEYFGEAPNSPQACEKTTDPDHCATFHAGDQEYAKQLWFWRTPVKKCLDGRTDVECTDYAQWTEAWTEIKG from the coding sequence ATGAAGAACACCTTCCGGAAAGGCCGTGTGGCCGCGGCCTGTCTGACCCTGCTCTCGGTCTCCGTGCTGAGCGCCTGCGGCAGCGGTGACGACGACAAGAAGACCGAGGCCGTCGAGAAGCTCGGCAAGACCGAGGGCAAGGTCTCCATCCTGGCGTGGCCCGGCTACGTCGAGGACGGCAGCAACGACCCGGCCGTCGACTGGGTCTCGGCCTTCGAGAAGGAGACCGGCTGCGAGGTCACCAGCAAGAGCTACGGCACCTCCGACGAGGCGTTCAACCTCGCCAAGTCCGGTGAGTACGACGTGATCGCCGCCTCCGGCGACCTGTCGCTGCGCCTGGTGGCCTCGAAGGAGGCCCAGGCGATCAACACCGACCTGGTCCCCAACTACGCCAACGTCTACGACTTCCTCAAGAACACCGAGTGGAACACCGTGGACGGCAAGAACTACGGCGTCCCGCACGGCTACGGCGCCAACCTGTTGATGTTCAACAAGAACAACGTGAACCCGGCGCCGACGTCGTGGGGCGCGGTGTTCGACAAGGCGCAGCTGGAGAAGAACAAGGGCAAGGTGACGGCGTACGACTCGCCGATCTACATCGCCGACGCGGCGCTGTACCTGATGAAGACCAAGCCCGAGCTGAAGATCGAGAACCCCTACGCGCTCGACCAGGAGCAGCTCGACGCCGCGGTCGCCCTGCTCAAGGAGCAGCGCCAGTACGTCGGCGAGTACTGGTCGGACTACCTCAAGGAGATCCAGGCCTTCGAGACCGGCGACTCGGTCGTCGGCACGACCTGGCAGGTCATCAAGAACAACATCAAGAACAAGGACGTCGAGGTCACGCTGCCCACCGAGGGCGCCACCGCGTGGAACGACACCTGGATGCTGTCGTCGCAGGCGAAGAACCCCAACTGCGCCTACAAGTGGATGGACTACATCCTCTCGCCCGAGGCGAACGCGCAGGCGACCGAGTACTTCGGCGAGGCGCCCAACAGCCCGCAGGCCTGCGAGAAGACGACCGACCCCGACCACTGCGCGACCTTCCACGCGGGTGACCAGGAGTACGCCAAGCAGCTGTGGTTCTGGCGTACGCCGGTCAAGAAGTGCCTCGACGGGCGCACCGACGTCGAGTGCACCGACTACGCCCAGTGGACCGAGGCGTGGACGGAGATCAAGGGCTGA
- a CDS encoding ABC transporter ATP-binding protein, with amino-acid sequence MSLSTSAPAEAAAVDRTPAISIRGLRKTYGDVVAVDHVDLDIADGEFFSMLGPSGSGKTTVLRLIAGFEQATAGTVTLGGVDVTRSAPFERDVHTVFQDYALFPHMSVLDNVAYGLRVRKTGKKERRERAQQALATVRLGHLGARRPAQLSGGQRQRVALARAIVLQPRVLLLDEPLGALDLKLREQMQVELKQLQRELGITFVFVTHDQEEALTLSDRIAVFDAGRIQQLGTPREIYENPSSAYVAGFVGTTNLFDAETSQRVLGVAGEHAVRPERLRLSPGTDTEAARDGEVRLEAVVVETIYLGTGNRVHLRTPDGIELVALEQSTGSLDTREHRGEDVTVRFARADVVPLSS; translated from the coding sequence ATGTCTCTCTCGACCAGTGCTCCCGCTGAGGCCGCTGCCGTCGACCGCACCCCCGCCATCTCGATCCGCGGGCTGCGCAAGACCTACGGCGACGTCGTCGCCGTGGACCACGTCGACCTCGACATCGCCGACGGCGAGTTCTTCTCGATGCTGGGCCCGTCCGGCTCGGGCAAGACCACCGTGCTGCGGCTGATCGCCGGCTTCGAGCAGGCCACCGCCGGCACGGTCACCCTCGGCGGCGTCGACGTCACCCGCTCTGCGCCGTTCGAGCGCGACGTGCACACCGTCTTCCAGGACTACGCGCTCTTCCCGCACATGAGCGTCCTCGACAACGTCGCCTACGGGCTGCGGGTGCGCAAGACGGGCAAGAAGGAGCGCCGCGAGCGGGCCCAGCAGGCGCTCGCCACCGTCCGCCTCGGCCACCTCGGCGCCCGCCGCCCGGCCCAGCTCTCCGGCGGCCAGCGGCAGCGGGTCGCGCTCGCGCGGGCCATCGTGCTGCAACCGCGGGTGCTGCTCCTCGACGAGCCGCTCGGCGCCCTCGACCTCAAGCTGCGCGAGCAGATGCAGGTCGAGCTCAAGCAGCTCCAGCGCGAGCTCGGCATCACCTTCGTGTTCGTCACCCACGACCAGGAGGAGGCGCTCACGCTCAGCGACCGGATCGCGGTCTTCGACGCCGGCCGCATCCAGCAGCTCGGCACCCCGCGCGAGATCTACGAGAACCCGTCCTCGGCGTACGTCGCCGGCTTCGTCGGGACCACCAACCTCTTCGACGCCGAGACCTCCCAGCGGGTGCTGGGCGTCGCCGGCGAGCACGCCGTGCGTCCCGAGCGGCTGCGGCTCTCGCCGGGCACCGACACCGAGGCCGCCCGCGACGGCGAGGTCCGCCTGGAGGCGGTCGTCGTCGAGACGATCTACCTCGGCACCGGCAACCGGGTGCACCTGCGCACCCCCGACGGCATCGAGCTCGTCGCGCTCGAGCAGTCGACCGGCTCCCTCGACACCCGCGAGCACCGCGGCGAGGACGTCACCGTCCGGTTCGCGCGCGCGGACGTCGTACCCCTCAGCTCATGA
- the leuE gene encoding leucine efflux protein LeuE, with translation MLGITDLSTYLVGLVLIILLPGPNSLYVLSVAARRGVRPAYAAAAGVWTGDAVLMTLSAAGVASLLQANHVAFAIVKWVGAGYLGYLAFTMLRGAIIMWRARRRAVQAVEEGAPPPVPGERPYRRALVISLLNPKAILFFVAFFVQFVDPDYAHPALSFLVLGTLAQIASVAYLSALIFGGTRLAAAFRRRRGLSAAGTSAVGAIFLGFAVKLSLAHA, from the coding sequence GTGCTGGGGATCACCGACCTGTCGACGTACCTCGTCGGCCTGGTGCTCATCATCCTGCTGCCCGGCCCGAACTCGCTCTACGTGCTGTCGGTGGCCGCGCGCCGCGGCGTCCGGCCGGCGTACGCCGCGGCGGCGGGGGTGTGGACCGGCGACGCGGTGCTGATGACGCTGTCGGCGGCCGGGGTGGCCTCGCTGCTGCAGGCCAACCACGTCGCGTTCGCGATCGTGAAGTGGGTCGGCGCGGGCTACCTCGGCTACCTCGCGTTCACCATGCTGCGCGGCGCGATCATCATGTGGCGGGCCCGGCGACGGGCGGTCCAGGCTGTCGAGGAGGGCGCGCCGCCCCCGGTGCCCGGCGAGCGACCGTACCGCCGCGCGCTGGTCATCAGCCTGCTCAACCCGAAGGCGATCTTGTTCTTCGTCGCCTTCTTCGTGCAGTTCGTCGACCCCGACTACGCCCACCCGGCCCTGTCGTTCCTCGTCCTCGGCACGCTCGCCCAGATCGCCAGCGTCGCCTACCTGAGCGCTCTGATCTTCGGCGGCACCCGTCTGGCCGCGGCCTTCCGCCGGCGCCGGGGGCTCTCCGCCGCCGGCACCTCGGCCGTCGGCGCGATCTTCCTCGGGTTCGCGGTCAAGCTCTCCCTCGCGCACGCCTAG
- a CDS encoding FCD domain-containing protein yields MFSPLESLSRSELVVRRLTDAIALGLLPDAEQLPGELDLAGIFGVSTVTVREALSVLRSEGLIETRRGRGGGSFVRTPEDGISHLARRRLDGFSLGELRDLGDVYAAICGASAALAARRSSPDDVDRLQRVADALEHAEKPDARRRADAQFHIEVAASAQSPRLYHEEVSLQAEFGTLLWLAFGDDDSHAQMVRSCRGVVAAIAARDPHAAREAAEQRVADSTARLIDYQLSEVRV; encoded by the coding sequence GTGTTCTCACCGCTGGAGTCGCTGAGCCGTTCGGAGCTCGTCGTACGACGGCTCACGGACGCGATCGCACTCGGCCTGCTCCCCGACGCCGAGCAGCTGCCCGGCGAGCTCGACCTCGCCGGGATCTTCGGAGTCTCGACCGTCACCGTGCGCGAGGCGCTGTCGGTGCTGCGCTCCGAGGGGCTCATCGAGACCCGGCGCGGGCGCGGCGGCGGCAGCTTCGTCCGGACGCCGGAGGACGGGATCAGCCACCTCGCCCGGCGCCGCCTCGACGGGTTCAGCCTGGGCGAGCTGCGCGACCTCGGCGACGTGTACGCCGCCATCTGCGGCGCCAGCGCCGCGCTCGCCGCACGCCGCTCCAGCCCGGACGACGTCGACCGGTTGCAGCGCGTGGCCGACGCCCTCGAGCACGCCGAGAAGCCCGACGCCCGGCGCCGGGCCGACGCGCAGTTCCACATCGAGGTGGCCGCGTCCGCCCAGTCCCCGCGGCTCTACCACGAGGAGGTCAGCCTCCAGGCCGAGTTCGGGACCCTGCTGTGGCTGGCCTTCGGCGACGACGACAGCCACGCCCAGATGGTCCGCAGCTGCCGGGGCGTGGTCGCCGCGATCGCCGCCCGCGATCCCCACGCCGCCCGCGAGGCGGCCGAGCAGCGGGTGGCCGACTCCACCGCCCGTCTCATCGACTACCAGCTGAGCGAGGTCCGCGTATGA
- a CDS encoding ABC transporter permease: MSAASPSPSDIRPGPATDPAPRGPVARPGSRLLHRMVWLRLSLLLSAPLAWMLLVYVVALAALLITSLWSVDSLTSEIDRTWTFDNFRTLLDNEVYRTVTLRTLGVAIAVTVIDVAIALPIAFYMAKIASPRVRRMLVVAVLTPLWASYLVKVFSWRVVLSEGGLADWTGFGSPGYGLTAVIITQAYIWLPYVILPIFASLERVPDSLLEAAGDLGAPSGLVLRSIVFPLLVPGIVAGAIFSFSLTMGDYITVNIVGGANQMLGNLVYINAGAANNLPLAAAIAMIPIVVMLVLLTAIRRTGALDNL, translated from the coding sequence ATGTCCGCCGCGTCCCCGTCGCCCAGCGACATCCGGCCCGGCCCGGCCACCGACCCCGCACCGCGGGGACCGGTGGCCCGGCCGGGGTCCCGGCTGCTGCACCGCATGGTGTGGCTCCGGCTCTCGCTCCTGCTCTCCGCGCCGCTCGCCTGGATGCTCCTGGTGTACGTCGTCGCGCTGGCGGCGCTGCTGATCACCTCGCTGTGGTCGGTGGACAGCCTCACCAGTGAGATCGACCGGACGTGGACGTTCGACAACTTCCGCACGCTGCTCGACAACGAGGTGTACCGCACGGTCACCCTCCGCACCCTCGGCGTGGCGATCGCGGTGACCGTCATCGACGTGGCGATCGCACTGCCGATCGCTTTCTACATGGCCAAGATCGCCTCGCCGCGCGTGCGCCGGATGCTGGTGGTCGCGGTGCTCACCCCGCTGTGGGCGAGCTACCTGGTGAAGGTCTTCTCGTGGCGGGTCGTGCTTTCCGAGGGCGGCCTCGCGGACTGGACCGGCTTCGGCTCGCCGGGCTACGGGCTGACCGCCGTGATCATCACCCAGGCCTACATCTGGCTGCCCTACGTCATCCTGCCGATCTTCGCCTCGCTCGAGCGGGTCCCCGACTCGCTGCTCGAGGCGGCCGGCGACCTCGGCGCCCCGAGCGGGTTGGTGCTGCGCTCGATCGTCTTTCCGCTGCTCGTCCCGGGCATCGTGGCCGGCGCGATCTTCAGCTTCTCGCTCACGATGGGCGACTACATCACCGTCAACATCGTCGGCGGAGCCAACCAGATGCTCGGCAACCTCGTCTACATCAACGCGGGCGCGGCCAACAACCTGCCACTGGCGGCGGCGATCGCGATGATCCCGATCGTGGTGATGCTGGTGCTGCTGACCGCGATCCGTCGTACCGGCGCGCTGGACAACCTCTGA